The following coding sequences lie in one Ignatzschineria sp. RMDPL8A genomic window:
- a CDS encoding NAD(P)-dependent glycerol-3-phosphate dehydrogenase has protein sequence MSDLQHYPKIAVLGAGSWGTALAMHTALEFPTMLWSHDEAHAKTMIEERANHHYLPNIAFPPLLQASSSFEETVLDADLILLAIPSTAFTETLKRLQALHLDSLPPVLCATKGIDHDTNGFLSATFAHHFPNAEYAVLSGPSFAKEVALKHPTAIAIASDSEATIDFFIPYFHHNTLRVYGNSDIKGVQLAGAYKNVIAIATGISDGLGFGANARAALITRGLAEMSRLGVALGGDLITFMGLAGMGDLVLTATDNQSRNRRFGLLLGEGITAEEAFIKIGQVVEGTNIVKNIYALGKEYGIDLPIVNQVYNILHKNVLPMTSLKELLAREQKSE, from the coding sequence ATGAGTGATCTACAACATTATCCAAAAATTGCCGTACTCGGCGCAGGCTCATGGGGAACAGCCCTTGCAATGCACACAGCGCTTGAATTCCCCACCATGCTTTGGAGTCACGATGAAGCGCACGCTAAAACCATGATTGAGGAGCGCGCCAACCATCACTATCTTCCTAATATTGCGTTTCCGCCCCTCTTACAGGCCTCAAGCTCATTTGAAGAGACGGTGCTCGATGCGGATCTTATCTTATTAGCGATTCCCTCTACGGCCTTTACCGAGACGCTCAAACGTTTACAGGCGCTTCATTTAGACTCGCTTCCCCCTGTTTTATGCGCCACAAAAGGGATCGACCATGATACCAATGGTTTTTTAAGCGCTACCTTTGCACACCACTTCCCGAATGCTGAATATGCCGTGCTTTCGGGCCCAAGCTTTGCCAAAGAAGTGGCGCTCAAACACCCGACCGCAATTGCAATTGCGAGCGATTCAGAAGCGACAATCGACTTTTTTATTCCCTATTTCCATCACAATACTTTAAGAGTCTATGGTAATAGCGATATTAAAGGCGTTCAGCTCGCTGGAGCGTACAAAAACGTCATTGCGATTGCCACCGGTATTTCAGATGGGCTTGGATTTGGTGCAAATGCGCGCGCGGCTCTCATTACTCGCGGGCTTGCGGAGATGTCACGCCTTGGTGTAGCGCTCGGAGGCGATCTGATTACCTTTATGGGGCTAGCTGGCATGGGGGATCTGGTTCTCACCGCGACGGACAATCAATCCCGTAACCGCCGTTTTGGTCTACTTTTAGGGGAAGGCATCACCGCGGAAGAGGCATTTATTAAGATTGGGCAAGTGGTCGAAGGTACCAATATTGTGAAAAATATTTACGCCCTTGGGAAAGAGTATGGCATTGATCTACCGATCGTCAATCAGGTCTACAATATTTTGCATAAAAACGTCCTCCCGATGACCTCCCTAAAAGAGCTGCTTGCCCGCGAACAAAAATCTGAGTAG
- a CDS encoding potassium transporter TrkG has product MRNQLTIIGKIMGIFISSFSFTYLIPVLISLIYRDHQARYFLITFAITLILGLSLYLPFRKAKARLKTRDGFIIVTLFWTVLSIISALPLHLSSALQVPLTHAIFEATSGFTTTGATVLVGLDHLPKSILWYRTQLHFFGGMGIIILAVAIMPLLGMGGMALFKAEASGMVKEDKITPRIAQTARSLWAVYLILLILCALTYLIGGMDLFDAVTHAFTTIATAGFSNYDASLGHFNSKFIESSAILFMFLGSINFTVHILAFRKQNIRYYLNNTELRTFFTICVSAIGIIGITLYHHGVFHSFWEALHQAAFAVMAMITTTGLSISAFSEWPTFIPLLIIFLSFIGGCAGSTAGGIKVIRIILLTKQALREIKLLIHPHAKLPIKINNRLIPHNVLGSVWAFLGLYAFSTGVLTIIVTGFGLSPLDAFSAVAACLNITGPGLGEVANNYQSLSNGTLSTLIFTMLLGRLEIFTIFVLLMPSFWRN; this is encoded by the coding sequence ATGCGAAACCAGTTGACCATTATCGGTAAAATCATGGGGATTTTTATCAGTAGTTTTAGTTTTACCTACTTGATTCCAGTCCTCATCTCACTTATTTACCGTGACCATCAAGCGCGCTATTTTTTAATCACGTTTGCGATTACGCTCATCTTGGGTTTAAGCCTCTATCTGCCCTTTCGTAAGGCGAAAGCGCGCCTTAAAACCCGCGATGGTTTTATCATTGTTACCCTCTTCTGGACCGTTTTAAGTATCATTAGCGCCCTGCCACTTCATCTTTCATCGGCGCTCCAAGTCCCGCTCACGCACGCAATATTTGAGGCAACCTCAGGGTTTACCACAACCGGCGCAACTGTCCTTGTCGGGCTTGATCATCTGCCTAAATCCATTCTTTGGTATCGCACCCAACTTCACTTTTTTGGCGGGATGGGGATCATCATTTTAGCCGTGGCGATTATGCCTCTTTTAGGCATGGGGGGCATGGCACTCTTTAAAGCGGAAGCCTCTGGCATGGTCAAAGAGGATAAAATCACCCCTCGAATCGCTCAAACGGCGCGAAGCCTCTGGGCGGTATACCTCATACTTTTAATTTTATGTGCACTCACTTATCTTATCGGCGGAATGGATCTCTTTGATGCGGTCACACATGCCTTTACCACCATTGCAACGGCAGGCTTTTCCAATTACGATGCAAGCCTTGGCCATTTTAATAGTAAATTTATCGAGAGCAGCGCGATTCTCTTTATGTTTTTAGGTAGCATCAACTTTACCGTTCACATTCTGGCATTTCGTAAACAAAATATTCGCTACTACCTCAATAATACGGAACTGCGTACCTTTTTCACCATCTGCGTCAGCGCCATTGGAATCATCGGCATTACCCTCTATCATCATGGCGTTTTTCATTCATTTTGGGAAGCGCTCCATCAGGCGGCATTTGCGGTGATGGCGATGATTACCACAACCGGTCTTTCCATCAGCGCCTTTAGCGAGTGGCCCACCTTTATTCCGCTTCTCATTATCTTTCTATCCTTTATTGGAGGCTGCGCAGGATCAACCGCCGGCGGCATTAAAGTGATCCGCATTATTCTATTGACCAAACAAGCACTTCGCGAAATTAAACTCCTCATCCACCCCCATGCAAAACTACCAATCAAGATTAATAATCGCCTCATTCCGCACAATGTTCTCGGAAGTGTTTGGGCATTTTTGGGGCTCTACGCCTTCTCAACCGGCGTGTTAACCATCATTGTTACAGGCTTTGGATTAAGCCCGCTCGATGCCTTTTCAGCCGTTGCTGCGTGCTTAAATATCACCGGCCCTGGACTTGGTGAGGTAGCAAATAACTATCAATCGCTTTCCAATGGAACGCTCTCCACGCTCATTTTTACCATGCTCTTAGGGCGCCTTGAGATCTTTACCATCTTCGTGCTCTTAATGCCAAGTTTCTGGCGCAATTAG